The Streptomyces achromogenes genome window below encodes:
- a CDS encoding TetR/AcrR family transcriptional regulator: MNISEQREVVRPRARGTERSLARRAELISIGRKLFADTSYDALSMDDIARQAHVAKGLIYYYFQSKRGYYLAIIQDSVADLVTFAASGLELPQVDRVQRTIDGYLRYAEHNQAAYRTIVSGGVGFDTEVHGIRDGVRAAIVATIAEGAYGRSDVPPLPRMALLAWVCSVEGATLEWIDRPEFTREVMVELLVKTLGGALRAIEDLDPAFPAPKPARREG; this comes from the coding sequence TTGAATATCAGTGAACAGCGCGAAGTGGTACGTCCCCGGGCGCGCGGCACCGAGCGCTCACTGGCGCGTCGCGCCGAACTCATCTCCATCGGCCGGAAGTTGTTCGCCGACACGTCCTACGACGCGCTCTCGATGGACGACATCGCCCGGCAGGCGCATGTCGCCAAGGGGCTGATCTATTACTACTTCCAGTCCAAGCGCGGCTATTACCTGGCCATCATCCAGGATTCCGTCGCGGATCTGGTCACCTTCGCGGCGAGCGGTCTCGAACTGCCCCAGGTGGACCGGGTGCAGCGCACCATCGACGGTTATCTGCGCTATGCCGAGCACAACCAGGCCGCCTACCGCACGATCGTGAGCGGCGGCGTCGGCTTCGACACCGAGGTCCACGGCATCCGGGACGGCGTGCGCGCGGCGATCGTGGCGACCATCGCCGAGGGCGCGTACGGCCGCAGTGACGTGCCGCCGCTGCCGCGCATGGCTCTGCTCGCCTGGGTGTGCAGCGTCGAGGGGGCCACGCTGGAGTGGATCGACCGTCCCGAGTTCACCCGTGAGGTCATGGTCGAGCTGCTGGTGAAGACCCTGGGCGGCGCCCTGCGCGCCATCGAGGACCTCGACCCCGCCTTCCCGGCGCCGAAGCCGGCCCGGCGCGAGGGCTGA
- a CDS encoding SCO1431 family membrane protein: protein MTAQTATVTRTRTGGPETDGPKILEHALGWVLVAVFAMLVTQLGLL from the coding sequence ATGACCGCTCAGACAGCCACTGTCACCCGCACCCGTACCGGCGGCCCCGAAACCGACGGCCCGAAGATCCTGGAGCACGCCCTGGGCTGGGTCCTCGTCGCGGTTTTCGCGATGCTGGTCACCCAGCTCGGACTGCTCTGA